Genomic DNA from Candidatus Rokuibacteriota bacterium:
CGAGACCGTCGGGAGGGCGGACCGCCGTGGCCAGGACGACCATGTCGTAGGCCTCCTCCCTGAGCCGCCCGGCCTCGGTGTCTTCGAAGCGGACCCGGAGCCTGTCACCGGCGGGGCGCACCCAGGCGGGACGCCCGCGGACGAACTTTGCCCCCTCGCTCCGGGTCCGCTCGAGGAAGCCGTCGAAGCCCTTGCCGTAGGCCCGCAGATCCATGTAGAGGACGGTGACATCCTTGATGCCGTGGTCCATGAGCTGGAAGGCGTGCTTCACCGAGTACATGCAGCAGAAGCGGGAGCAGTAGCGGTAGAAGCGGCGGTCGCGGGAGCCCACGCAGAGAACCACGAGCACGCGCTCCGGGTGGCGACCGTCCGAGGGGCGGACGATCTCGCCCCCCGTGGGGCCCGCCGAGGTGAGAAGCCGCTCGAGCTCGAGGGAGGTGAGGATGTCGGGATGACTGCCGTACCCGTACTCCTTGAGCCCGAGCGGATCGATCAGGTCGTATCCCGCTGCGACCACGATGGAGGCGACCTCGCGCTCGAGCCGGCGCCTGAGCGGCATCCCGAAGTCGATGCACCTGGGGCCGCAGGCCTGAACGCAGCGGGCGCACGGCAGGTAGTTGGGCGGCTCGTTCAGGCAGTTTCGGATGTCCACGACATACGGCCCGGGAACCGCCTGGGCGATCGGCGTGTAGATGGCCTTCCGCGAGGCCATGGCGGCGTCGAACTCGTTGGACAGGAGCACCGGACACGCCGGCGCACACTCGCCGCAGCGCGTGCACTCGTCGGTGACGAAGCGCGCCCGCTGGCTCACCGCCACGCGGAAACGGCCGGCCTCCCCGGCCACCGATTCCACCTCGGCCAGCGTGAGGAGCTCGATGTTCGGGTGCTGCCCCACCTCGGACATCTTCGGGGCCTCGATGCAGATCGAGCAGTCGAGCGTGGGGAAGTTCTTGTCGAGCACCGCCATCTTCCCGCCGATGCTCGGGGCGCGCTCCACCAGGACCACCCTCGCGCCGGACTCGGCCAGGTCCAGCGAGGCCTGGATCCCTGCAATGCCGCCGCCGATGACCAGGATCGAGTCGCTCATAAGCCGGAGGGGGACACCCGCGCCAATGCAGTGGCCACCGGCACCGAATGACTCATGCGGCCTCCCGCGCCCGCTCCGAGAACTCGTAGCCTGCTGAAAACGCCTTAAGGTTCAGGTCCAGGAGGCGAGGGGCGAGCGTAGACCGCAGCGCCGTCTCCATCGCATGCCGGCTGACCACCCCGCTGACCGCCGCGAAGAAGCCCAGCATCACCACGTTGGCCGCGATCTTCTTGCCAAGCTCCTCGGCCAGCCGCGTGGCGGGGATCGCGTGAAACCCTCTCTCTCGCGTGTCGGGCTTCACGAGGTCCTGGTCGAGGACGAGGAGGCCGCCCTCGACGAGGTCGAGGCGGTAGCGCTCGTAGGCCTCCTGGAACATCACCACGAGACAATCGGGTCGAGTTACGAGAGGGTAATCCACCGGGCCGTCGGCAATCACCACGTCGGCGCTCGAGGCTCCCCCTCGCGCCTCCGGGCCGTAAGACTGGGTGAAGACGGCCTCCTTGCCGTCGTAGAGAGCCACAGCCTTGCCGAGGAGCAGGCCCGCCAGGACGATCCCCTGCCCCCCGTACCCCGCCAGCCTGACCTCGCGCCGCATCGGCTATGCCTCCTGCTCTTTCCTGGCCAGCGCCGTGTTGTTGGCGCTCTCCGGAGCTGGCCGGAGCATGGCCAGCGGGTCGAAGACCGGGCGCTCGATGTCTACGAAGTTGCCGAGGACGATCGGCCGGTCCTTCTCCCTGAGGTCGATGTCCAGCGTGGCCAAGGGCGCCCCGTGGTCCACCACGCACCGCTCCCGGTAGAGCGTCATCTCCTCCATGGCGTCGCCGATGTCGTTGGGGCGGCCGAAGCCCACCGGGCACGGAGCCAGGACTTCTATGAACGTGAAACCCCGCTTCGCCATGGCGCGGAGGAACGCTTGCTTGAGCTGGCGCAGGTGGAGCGACGTCCACCGCGCCACGAACACCGCCCCTGTCGAGGCGGCCAGGTACGGCAGGTTGAAGGGCTGCTCGTAGTTGCCGTAGGGGGCGGTGGTGGCCCGGGCCCCCATGGGCGTGGTCGGGCCCACCTGGCCTCCCGTCATCCCGTAGTTGAAGTTGTTGATGCAGATCACGTTCAGATCCACGTTGCGCCGGGCCGCGTGGATGAAGTGGTTCCCGCCGATGGCGAAGAGGTCGCCGTCCCCGCTGAACACCGTGACCTCCAGCTCGGGCTTGACCAGGGCGATGGCGGTGGCGAAGGGAATGGCCCGGCCGTGGGTCGTGTGGTACGAGTCCATGTTGAGGTAGCCGGGCACCCTCCCCGTGCAGCCGATCCCCGAAACACAGATGTGGCGGTCGAGGGGGATCCCGGACTCCAGCATGGCCTGGGCATAGGCGTGCATGGCCGGCCCGATCCCGCACCCCGGGCACCAGATGTGGGGGAGACGATCCGCTCTGAAGACGGGATCGCTCGGGTGGCGCTCCGCGATGAACGTGGCCATGAGTTATCTCGCCAGCTCCCGGATCGCCTCGAGGATCGGCTCCGGCGCCATCATGGCTCCGCCCGCGTGGTTGACCCCGACCACGGGCAGGCGCGTGAAGCGCTCCACCT
This window encodes:
- a CDS encoding 2-oxoacid:acceptor oxidoreductase family protein → MRREVRLAGYGGQGIVLAGLLLGKAVALYDGKEAVFTQSYGPEARGGASSADVVIADGPVDYPLVTRPDCLVVMFQEAYERYRLDLVEGGLLVLDQDLVKPDTRERGFHAIPATRLAEELGKKIAANVVMLGFFAAVSGVVSRHAMETALRSTLAPRLLDLNLKAFSAGYEFSERAREAA
- a CDS encoding 2-oxoacid:ferredoxin oxidoreductase subunit beta, encoding MATFIAERHPSDPVFRADRLPHIWCPGCGIGPAMHAYAQAMLESGIPLDRHICVSGIGCTGRVPGYLNMDSYHTTHGRAIPFATAIALVKPELEVTVFSGDGDLFAIGGNHFIHAARRNVDLNVICINNFNYGMTGGQVGPTTPMGARATTAPYGNYEQPFNLPYLAASTGAVFVARWTSLHLRQLKQAFLRAMAKRGFTFIEVLAPCPVGFGRPNDIGDAMEEMTLYRERCVVDHGAPLATLDIDLREKDRPIVLGNFVDIERPVFDPLAMLRPAPESANNTALARKEQEA